Proteins encoded by one window of Bactrocera oleae isolate idBacOlea1 chromosome 4, idBacOlea1, whole genome shotgun sequence:
- the RIC-3 gene encoding uncharacterized protein RIC-3 isoform X7, whose product MQQTRSQRRPSSHLFQMQDGLSPKKTAVIIVTVIGCIAILWPKVFYPLMFGSNVPAKSGNLKDQRGPGGLRQERPAHLHPESIYQAMRERGRAIPATTPTVPILERKGSANNPPPRIIDGRPGPIPGMRPPMGAGSMHQPQARAGNSMGFIMPLYTIGIIVFFGYTIMKLVFKRPTPNAPYGPMPTNPDFRKEVFGQENGRQVDEVNNSKIVVTAIQGLIDAADEQIKLRENNATSDTPKKSSENPTSNFGHISNGHTKSEQEHGHRDYKVTNEQNLVNSETPSNVDREHKHEIQSPISKTIGAAEQKNIQQRMKKEGNADRSVAVLGMEVTASCEGGQKWTGRPPTPVFFLHHEHSSDNNDTQEPEPQSIYLEGALAHESQILVTDSEIKTEEVYDKELNGSLEEPAVVLSSKMTLSLINLDTSHENKYVENQPEIESPLADDIEIIGADEK is encoded by the exons CCGAAGGTATTCTACCCGTTGATGTTCGGCAGCAATGTGCCCGCGAAAAGCGGGAATTTAAAAGATCAACGTGGACCGGGAG GTTTACGACAGGAGCGTCCAGCACATTTACATCCCGAATCAATTTATCAAGCGATGCGTGAACGGGGTCGTGCTATACCCGCAACTACACCGACAGTGCCAATTTTGGAGCGCAAAGGATCAGCCAACAATCCACCGCCACGTATCATTGATGGCCGC CCTGGTCCTATACCCGGAATGCGCCCACCCATGGGTGCCGGATCTATGCATCAACCGCAGGCCCGTGCTGGTAATAGTATGGGCTTCATAATGCCACTTTATACAATTGGGATAATAGTCTTCTTTGGTTACACGATCATGAag TTAGTTTTCAAGCGGCCAACGCCGAATGCCCCCTATGGACCCATGCCAACTAATCCCGACTTTAGAAAAGAAGTCTTTGGTCAAGAAAATGGCAGACAAGTTGACGaagtaaataattcaaaaatag TTGTAACAGCAATTCAAGGTTTAATTGATGCTGCCGATGAGCAAATAAAATTACGAGAGAATAATGCGACTTCAGATACACCTAAG AAATCAAGCGAAAATCCGACATCGAACTTTGGACACATTTCCAATGGGCATACGAAATCTGAGCAGGAACATGGGCATAGGGATTATAAAGTTACAAACGAGCAAAATCTGGTGAATAGTGAAACCCCCTCTAATGTAGATAGAGAACATAAGCATGAAATCCAGAGTCCTATAAGTAAAACCATAGGTGCTGCTGAACAAAAGAACATCCAACAACGAATGAAAAAGGAAGGCAATGCTGATCGATCAGTGGCG GTTCTTGGGATGGAGGTGACAGCAAGTTGTGAGGGTGGCCAAAAGTGGACAGGCCGCCCTCCAACACCTGTTTTCTTTTTGCACCATGAACAT TCCAGCGATAATAACGATACTCAGGAGCCTGAACCACAATCCATATACTTGGAAGGTGCTTTGGCGCACGAGTCACAAATATTAGTTACCGATTCGGAAATTAAAACTGAGGAAGTTTATGACAAAGAGCTTAATGGGTCACTAGAGGAGCCAGCG GTGGTGTTGAGTAGTAAGATGACATTATCACTAATCAATTTGGATACAAGCCATGAAAATAAGTATGTGGAAAATCAACCGGAAATCGAAAGCCCCTTGGCGGATGATATCGAAATAATTGGTGCtgacgaaaaataa
- the RIC-3 gene encoding resistance to inhibitors of cholinesterase protein 3 isoform X6, producing MQQTRSQRRPSSHLFQMQDGLSPKKTAVIIVTVIGCIAILWPKVFYPLMFGSNVPAKSGNLKDQRGPGGLRQERPAHLHPESIYQAMRERGRAIPATTPTVPILERKGSANNPPPRIIDGRPGPIPGMRPPMGAGSMHQPQARAGNSMGFIMPLYTIGIIVFFGYTIMKLVFKRPTPNAPYGPMPTNPDFRKEVFGQENGRQVDEVNNSKIGWREHQAIVTAIQGLIDAADEQIKLRENNATSDTPKKSSENPTSNFGHISNGHTKSEQEHGHRDYKVTNEQNLVNSETPSNVDREHKHEIQSPISKTIGAAEQKNIQQRMKKEGNADRSVAVLGMEVTASCEGGQKWTGRPPTPVFFLHHEHSSDNNDTQEPEPQSIYLEGALAHESQILVTDSEIKTEEVYDKELNGSLEEPAVVLSSKMTLSLINLDTSHENKYVENQPEIESPLADDIEIIGADEK from the exons CCGAAGGTATTCTACCCGTTGATGTTCGGCAGCAATGTGCCCGCGAAAAGCGGGAATTTAAAAGATCAACGTGGACCGGGAG GTTTACGACAGGAGCGTCCAGCACATTTACATCCCGAATCAATTTATCAAGCGATGCGTGAACGGGGTCGTGCTATACCCGCAACTACACCGACAGTGCCAATTTTGGAGCGCAAAGGATCAGCCAACAATCCACCGCCACGTATCATTGATGGCCGC CCTGGTCCTATACCCGGAATGCGCCCACCCATGGGTGCCGGATCTATGCATCAACCGCAGGCCCGTGCTGGTAATAGTATGGGCTTCATAATGCCACTTTATACAATTGGGATAATAGTCTTCTTTGGTTACACGATCATGAag TTAGTTTTCAAGCGGCCAACGCCGAATGCCCCCTATGGACCCATGCCAACTAATCCCGACTTTAGAAAAGAAGTCTTTGGTCAAGAAAATGGCAGACAAGTTGACGaagtaaataattcaaaaatag GGTGGCGCGAACATCAAGCAA TTGTAACAGCAATTCAAGGTTTAATTGATGCTGCCGATGAGCAAATAAAATTACGAGAGAATAATGCGACTTCAGATACACCTAAG AAATCAAGCGAAAATCCGACATCGAACTTTGGACACATTTCCAATGGGCATACGAAATCTGAGCAGGAACATGGGCATAGGGATTATAAAGTTACAAACGAGCAAAATCTGGTGAATAGTGAAACCCCCTCTAATGTAGATAGAGAACATAAGCATGAAATCCAGAGTCCTATAAGTAAAACCATAGGTGCTGCTGAACAAAAGAACATCCAACAACGAATGAAAAAGGAAGGCAATGCTGATCGATCAGTGGCG GTTCTTGGGATGGAGGTGACAGCAAGTTGTGAGGGTGGCCAAAAGTGGACAGGCCGCCCTCCAACACCTGTTTTCTTTTTGCACCATGAACAT TCCAGCGATAATAACGATACTCAGGAGCCTGAACCACAATCCATATACTTGGAAGGTGCTTTGGCGCACGAGTCACAAATATTAGTTACCGATTCGGAAATTAAAACTGAGGAAGTTTATGACAAAGAGCTTAATGGGTCACTAGAGGAGCCAGCG GTGGTGTTGAGTAGTAAGATGACATTATCACTAATCAATTTGGATACAAGCCATGAAAATAAGTATGTGGAAAATCAACCGGAAATCGAAAGCCCCTTGGCGGATGATATCGAAATAATTGGTGCtgacgaaaaataa
- the RIC-3 gene encoding uncharacterized protein RIC-3 isoform X2, giving the protein MQQTRSQRRPSSHLFQMQDGLSPKKTAVIIVTVIGCIAILWPKVFYPLMFGSNVPAKSGNLKDQRGPGGCCDVVIDRDKFLNETPTEIGPQLYRKQLNLYTGEMSLRQERPAHLHPESIYQAMRERGRAIPATTPTVPILERKGSANNPPPRIIDGRPGPIPGMRPPMGAGSMHQPQARAGNSMGFIMPLYTIGIIVFFGYTIMKLVFKRPTPNAPYGPMPTNPDFRKEVFGQENGRQVDEVNNSKIGWREHQAIVTAIQGLIDAADEQIKLRENNATSDTPKKSSENPTSNFGHISNGHTKSEQEHGHRDYKVTNEQNLVNSETPSNVDREHKHEIQSPISKTIGAAEQKNIQQRMKKEGNADRSVAVLGMEVTASCEGGQKWTGRPPTPVFFLHHEHSSDNNDTQEPEPQSIYLEGALAHESQILVTDSEIKTEEVYDKELNGSLEEPAVVLSSKMTLSLINLDTSHENKYVENQPEIESPLADDIEIIGADEK; this is encoded by the exons CCGAAGGTATTCTACCCGTTGATGTTCGGCAGCAATGTGCCCGCGAAAAGCGGGAATTTAAAAGATCAACGTGGACCGGGAG GTTGTTGTGATGTTGTTATTGACAGAGATAAGTTTCTGAATGAAACTCCAACAGAAATCGGTCCACAATTGTACCGCAAGCAACTGAATTTATATACCGGAGAGATGA GTTTACGACAGGAGCGTCCAGCACATTTACATCCCGAATCAATTTATCAAGCGATGCGTGAACGGGGTCGTGCTATACCCGCAACTACACCGACAGTGCCAATTTTGGAGCGCAAAGGATCAGCCAACAATCCACCGCCACGTATCATTGATGGCCGC CCTGGTCCTATACCCGGAATGCGCCCACCCATGGGTGCCGGATCTATGCATCAACCGCAGGCCCGTGCTGGTAATAGTATGGGCTTCATAATGCCACTTTATACAATTGGGATAATAGTCTTCTTTGGTTACACGATCATGAag TTAGTTTTCAAGCGGCCAACGCCGAATGCCCCCTATGGACCCATGCCAACTAATCCCGACTTTAGAAAAGAAGTCTTTGGTCAAGAAAATGGCAGACAAGTTGACGaagtaaataattcaaaaatag GGTGGCGCGAACATCAAGCAA TTGTAACAGCAATTCAAGGTTTAATTGATGCTGCCGATGAGCAAATAAAATTACGAGAGAATAATGCGACTTCAGATACACCTAAG AAATCAAGCGAAAATCCGACATCGAACTTTGGACACATTTCCAATGGGCATACGAAATCTGAGCAGGAACATGGGCATAGGGATTATAAAGTTACAAACGAGCAAAATCTGGTGAATAGTGAAACCCCCTCTAATGTAGATAGAGAACATAAGCATGAAATCCAGAGTCCTATAAGTAAAACCATAGGTGCTGCTGAACAAAAGAACATCCAACAACGAATGAAAAAGGAAGGCAATGCTGATCGATCAGTGGCG GTTCTTGGGATGGAGGTGACAGCAAGTTGTGAGGGTGGCCAAAAGTGGACAGGCCGCCCTCCAACACCTGTTTTCTTTTTGCACCATGAACAT TCCAGCGATAATAACGATACTCAGGAGCCTGAACCACAATCCATATACTTGGAAGGTGCTTTGGCGCACGAGTCACAAATATTAGTTACCGATTCGGAAATTAAAACTGAGGAAGTTTATGACAAAGAGCTTAATGGGTCACTAGAGGAGCCAGCG GTGGTGTTGAGTAGTAAGATGACATTATCACTAATCAATTTGGATACAAGCCATGAAAATAAGTATGTGGAAAATCAACCGGAAATCGAAAGCCCCTTGGCGGATGATATCGAAATAATTGGTGCtgacgaaaaataa
- the RIC-3 gene encoding uncharacterized protein RIC-3 isoform X1 — MQQTRSQRRPSSHLFQMQDGLSPKKTAVIIVTVIGCIAILWPKVFYPLMFGSNVPAKSGNLKDQRGPGGCCDVVIDRDKFLNETPTEIGPQLYRKQLNLYTGEMNSNPGLRQERPAHLHPESIYQAMRERGRAIPATTPTVPILERKGSANNPPPRIIDGRPGPIPGMRPPMGAGSMHQPQARAGNSMGFIMPLYTIGIIVFFGYTIMKLVFKRPTPNAPYGPMPTNPDFRKEVFGQENGRQVDEVNNSKIGWREHQAIVTAIQGLIDAADEQIKLRENNATSDTPKKSSENPTSNFGHISNGHTKSEQEHGHRDYKVTNEQNLVNSETPSNVDREHKHEIQSPISKTIGAAEQKNIQQRMKKEGNADRSVAVLGMEVTASCEGGQKWTGRPPTPVFFLHHEHSSDNNDTQEPEPQSIYLEGALAHESQILVTDSEIKTEEVYDKELNGSLEEPAVVLSSKMTLSLINLDTSHENKYVENQPEIESPLADDIEIIGADEK; from the exons CCGAAGGTATTCTACCCGTTGATGTTCGGCAGCAATGTGCCCGCGAAAAGCGGGAATTTAAAAGATCAACGTGGACCGGGAG GTTGTTGTGATGTTGTTATTGACAGAGATAAGTTTCTGAATGAAACTCCAACAGAAATCGGTCCACAATTGTACCGCAAGCAACTGAATTTATATACCGGAGAGATGA ATTCTAATCCAGGTTTACGACAGGAGCGTCCAGCACATTTACATCCCGAATCAATTTATCAAGCGATGCGTGAACGGGGTCGTGCTATACCCGCAACTACACCGACAGTGCCAATTTTGGAGCGCAAAGGATCAGCCAACAATCCACCGCCACGTATCATTGATGGCCGC CCTGGTCCTATACCCGGAATGCGCCCACCCATGGGTGCCGGATCTATGCATCAACCGCAGGCCCGTGCTGGTAATAGTATGGGCTTCATAATGCCACTTTATACAATTGGGATAATAGTCTTCTTTGGTTACACGATCATGAag TTAGTTTTCAAGCGGCCAACGCCGAATGCCCCCTATGGACCCATGCCAACTAATCCCGACTTTAGAAAAGAAGTCTTTGGTCAAGAAAATGGCAGACAAGTTGACGaagtaaataattcaaaaatag GGTGGCGCGAACATCAAGCAA TTGTAACAGCAATTCAAGGTTTAATTGATGCTGCCGATGAGCAAATAAAATTACGAGAGAATAATGCGACTTCAGATACACCTAAG AAATCAAGCGAAAATCCGACATCGAACTTTGGACACATTTCCAATGGGCATACGAAATCTGAGCAGGAACATGGGCATAGGGATTATAAAGTTACAAACGAGCAAAATCTGGTGAATAGTGAAACCCCCTCTAATGTAGATAGAGAACATAAGCATGAAATCCAGAGTCCTATAAGTAAAACCATAGGTGCTGCTGAACAAAAGAACATCCAACAACGAATGAAAAAGGAAGGCAATGCTGATCGATCAGTGGCG GTTCTTGGGATGGAGGTGACAGCAAGTTGTGAGGGTGGCCAAAAGTGGACAGGCCGCCCTCCAACACCTGTTTTCTTTTTGCACCATGAACAT TCCAGCGATAATAACGATACTCAGGAGCCTGAACCACAATCCATATACTTGGAAGGTGCTTTGGCGCACGAGTCACAAATATTAGTTACCGATTCGGAAATTAAAACTGAGGAAGTTTATGACAAAGAGCTTAATGGGTCACTAGAGGAGCCAGCG GTGGTGTTGAGTAGTAAGATGACATTATCACTAATCAATTTGGATACAAGCCATGAAAATAAGTATGTGGAAAATCAACCGGAAATCGAAAGCCCCTTGGCGGATGATATCGAAATAATTGGTGCtgacgaaaaataa
- the RIC-3 gene encoding uncharacterized protein RIC-3 isoform X4 gives MQQTRSQRRPSSHLFQMQDGLSPKKTAVIIVTVIGCIAILWPKVFYPLMFGSNVPAKSGNLKDQRGPGGCCDVVIDRDKFLNETPTEIGPQLYRKQLNLYTGEMSLRQERPAHLHPESIYQAMRERGRAIPATTPTVPILERKGSANNPPPRIIDGRPGPIPGMRPPMGAGSMHQPQARAGNSMGFIMPLYTIGIIVFFGYTIMKLVFKRPTPNAPYGPMPTNPDFRKEVFGQENGRQVDEVNNSKIVVTAIQGLIDAADEQIKLRENNATSDTPKKSSENPTSNFGHISNGHTKSEQEHGHRDYKVTNEQNLVNSETPSNVDREHKHEIQSPISKTIGAAEQKNIQQRMKKEGNADRSVAVLGMEVTASCEGGQKWTGRPPTPVFFLHHEHSSDNNDTQEPEPQSIYLEGALAHESQILVTDSEIKTEEVYDKELNGSLEEPAVVLSSKMTLSLINLDTSHENKYVENQPEIESPLADDIEIIGADEK, from the exons CCGAAGGTATTCTACCCGTTGATGTTCGGCAGCAATGTGCCCGCGAAAAGCGGGAATTTAAAAGATCAACGTGGACCGGGAG GTTGTTGTGATGTTGTTATTGACAGAGATAAGTTTCTGAATGAAACTCCAACAGAAATCGGTCCACAATTGTACCGCAAGCAACTGAATTTATATACCGGAGAGATGA GTTTACGACAGGAGCGTCCAGCACATTTACATCCCGAATCAATTTATCAAGCGATGCGTGAACGGGGTCGTGCTATACCCGCAACTACACCGACAGTGCCAATTTTGGAGCGCAAAGGATCAGCCAACAATCCACCGCCACGTATCATTGATGGCCGC CCTGGTCCTATACCCGGAATGCGCCCACCCATGGGTGCCGGATCTATGCATCAACCGCAGGCCCGTGCTGGTAATAGTATGGGCTTCATAATGCCACTTTATACAATTGGGATAATAGTCTTCTTTGGTTACACGATCATGAag TTAGTTTTCAAGCGGCCAACGCCGAATGCCCCCTATGGACCCATGCCAACTAATCCCGACTTTAGAAAAGAAGTCTTTGGTCAAGAAAATGGCAGACAAGTTGACGaagtaaataattcaaaaatag TTGTAACAGCAATTCAAGGTTTAATTGATGCTGCCGATGAGCAAATAAAATTACGAGAGAATAATGCGACTTCAGATACACCTAAG AAATCAAGCGAAAATCCGACATCGAACTTTGGACACATTTCCAATGGGCATACGAAATCTGAGCAGGAACATGGGCATAGGGATTATAAAGTTACAAACGAGCAAAATCTGGTGAATAGTGAAACCCCCTCTAATGTAGATAGAGAACATAAGCATGAAATCCAGAGTCCTATAAGTAAAACCATAGGTGCTGCTGAACAAAAGAACATCCAACAACGAATGAAAAAGGAAGGCAATGCTGATCGATCAGTGGCG GTTCTTGGGATGGAGGTGACAGCAAGTTGTGAGGGTGGCCAAAAGTGGACAGGCCGCCCTCCAACACCTGTTTTCTTTTTGCACCATGAACAT TCCAGCGATAATAACGATACTCAGGAGCCTGAACCACAATCCATATACTTGGAAGGTGCTTTGGCGCACGAGTCACAAATATTAGTTACCGATTCGGAAATTAAAACTGAGGAAGTTTATGACAAAGAGCTTAATGGGTCACTAGAGGAGCCAGCG GTGGTGTTGAGTAGTAAGATGACATTATCACTAATCAATTTGGATACAAGCCATGAAAATAAGTATGTGGAAAATCAACCGGAAATCGAAAGCCCCTTGGCGGATGATATCGAAATAATTGGTGCtgacgaaaaataa
- the RIC-3 gene encoding uncharacterized protein RIC-3 isoform X5, whose protein sequence is MQQTRSQRRPSSHLFQMQDGLSPKKTAVIIVTVIGCIAILWPKVFYPLMFGSNVPAKSGNLKDQRGPGGCCDVVIDRDKFLNETPTEIGPQLYRKQLNLYTGEMNSNPGLRQERPAHLHPESIYQAMRERGRAIPATTPTVPILERKGSANNPPPRIIDGRPGPIPGMRPPMGAGSMHQPQARAGNSMGFIMPLYTIGIIVFFGYTIMKLVFKRPTPNAPYGPMPTNPDFRKEVFGQENGRQVDEVNNSKIGWREHQAIVTAIQGLIDAADEQIKLRENNATSDTPKKSSENPTSNFGHISNGHTKSEQEHGHRDYKVTNEQNLVNSETPSNVDREHKHEIQSPISKTIGAAEQKNIQQRMKKEGNADRSVASSDNNDTQEPEPQSIYLEGALAHESQILVTDSEIKTEEVYDKELNGSLEEPAVVLSSKMTLSLINLDTSHENKYVENQPEIESPLADDIEIIGADEK, encoded by the exons CCGAAGGTATTCTACCCGTTGATGTTCGGCAGCAATGTGCCCGCGAAAAGCGGGAATTTAAAAGATCAACGTGGACCGGGAG GTTGTTGTGATGTTGTTATTGACAGAGATAAGTTTCTGAATGAAACTCCAACAGAAATCGGTCCACAATTGTACCGCAAGCAACTGAATTTATATACCGGAGAGATGA ATTCTAATCCAGGTTTACGACAGGAGCGTCCAGCACATTTACATCCCGAATCAATTTATCAAGCGATGCGTGAACGGGGTCGTGCTATACCCGCAACTACACCGACAGTGCCAATTTTGGAGCGCAAAGGATCAGCCAACAATCCACCGCCACGTATCATTGATGGCCGC CCTGGTCCTATACCCGGAATGCGCCCACCCATGGGTGCCGGATCTATGCATCAACCGCAGGCCCGTGCTGGTAATAGTATGGGCTTCATAATGCCACTTTATACAATTGGGATAATAGTCTTCTTTGGTTACACGATCATGAag TTAGTTTTCAAGCGGCCAACGCCGAATGCCCCCTATGGACCCATGCCAACTAATCCCGACTTTAGAAAAGAAGTCTTTGGTCAAGAAAATGGCAGACAAGTTGACGaagtaaataattcaaaaatag GGTGGCGCGAACATCAAGCAA TTGTAACAGCAATTCAAGGTTTAATTGATGCTGCCGATGAGCAAATAAAATTACGAGAGAATAATGCGACTTCAGATACACCTAAG AAATCAAGCGAAAATCCGACATCGAACTTTGGACACATTTCCAATGGGCATACGAAATCTGAGCAGGAACATGGGCATAGGGATTATAAAGTTACAAACGAGCAAAATCTGGTGAATAGTGAAACCCCCTCTAATGTAGATAGAGAACATAAGCATGAAATCCAGAGTCCTATAAGTAAAACCATAGGTGCTGCTGAACAAAAGAACATCCAACAACGAATGAAAAAGGAAGGCAATGCTGATCGATCAGTGGCG TCCAGCGATAATAACGATACTCAGGAGCCTGAACCACAATCCATATACTTGGAAGGTGCTTTGGCGCACGAGTCACAAATATTAGTTACCGATTCGGAAATTAAAACTGAGGAAGTTTATGACAAAGAGCTTAATGGGTCACTAGAGGAGCCAGCG GTGGTGTTGAGTAGTAAGATGACATTATCACTAATCAATTTGGATACAAGCCATGAAAATAAGTATGTGGAAAATCAACCGGAAATCGAAAGCCCCTTGGCGGATGATATCGAAATAATTGGTGCtgacgaaaaataa
- the RIC-3 gene encoding uncharacterized protein RIC-3 isoform X3: protein MQQTRSQRRPSSHLFQMQDGLSPKKTAVIIVTVIGCIAILWPKVFYPLMFGSNVPAKSGNLKDQRGPGGCCDVVIDRDKFLNETPTEIGPQLYRKQLNLYTGEMNSNPGLRQERPAHLHPESIYQAMRERGRAIPATTPTVPILERKGSANNPPPRIIDGRPGPIPGMRPPMGAGSMHQPQARAGNSMGFIMPLYTIGIIVFFGYTIMKLVFKRPTPNAPYGPMPTNPDFRKEVFGQENGRQVDEVNNSKIVVTAIQGLIDAADEQIKLRENNATSDTPKKSSENPTSNFGHISNGHTKSEQEHGHRDYKVTNEQNLVNSETPSNVDREHKHEIQSPISKTIGAAEQKNIQQRMKKEGNADRSVAVLGMEVTASCEGGQKWTGRPPTPVFFLHHEHSSDNNDTQEPEPQSIYLEGALAHESQILVTDSEIKTEEVYDKELNGSLEEPAVVLSSKMTLSLINLDTSHENKYVENQPEIESPLADDIEIIGADEK from the exons CCGAAGGTATTCTACCCGTTGATGTTCGGCAGCAATGTGCCCGCGAAAAGCGGGAATTTAAAAGATCAACGTGGACCGGGAG GTTGTTGTGATGTTGTTATTGACAGAGATAAGTTTCTGAATGAAACTCCAACAGAAATCGGTCCACAATTGTACCGCAAGCAACTGAATTTATATACCGGAGAGATGA ATTCTAATCCAGGTTTACGACAGGAGCGTCCAGCACATTTACATCCCGAATCAATTTATCAAGCGATGCGTGAACGGGGTCGTGCTATACCCGCAACTACACCGACAGTGCCAATTTTGGAGCGCAAAGGATCAGCCAACAATCCACCGCCACGTATCATTGATGGCCGC CCTGGTCCTATACCCGGAATGCGCCCACCCATGGGTGCCGGATCTATGCATCAACCGCAGGCCCGTGCTGGTAATAGTATGGGCTTCATAATGCCACTTTATACAATTGGGATAATAGTCTTCTTTGGTTACACGATCATGAag TTAGTTTTCAAGCGGCCAACGCCGAATGCCCCCTATGGACCCATGCCAACTAATCCCGACTTTAGAAAAGAAGTCTTTGGTCAAGAAAATGGCAGACAAGTTGACGaagtaaataattcaaaaatag TTGTAACAGCAATTCAAGGTTTAATTGATGCTGCCGATGAGCAAATAAAATTACGAGAGAATAATGCGACTTCAGATACACCTAAG AAATCAAGCGAAAATCCGACATCGAACTTTGGACACATTTCCAATGGGCATACGAAATCTGAGCAGGAACATGGGCATAGGGATTATAAAGTTACAAACGAGCAAAATCTGGTGAATAGTGAAACCCCCTCTAATGTAGATAGAGAACATAAGCATGAAATCCAGAGTCCTATAAGTAAAACCATAGGTGCTGCTGAACAAAAGAACATCCAACAACGAATGAAAAAGGAAGGCAATGCTGATCGATCAGTGGCG GTTCTTGGGATGGAGGTGACAGCAAGTTGTGAGGGTGGCCAAAAGTGGACAGGCCGCCCTCCAACACCTGTTTTCTTTTTGCACCATGAACAT TCCAGCGATAATAACGATACTCAGGAGCCTGAACCACAATCCATATACTTGGAAGGTGCTTTGGCGCACGAGTCACAAATATTAGTTACCGATTCGGAAATTAAAACTGAGGAAGTTTATGACAAAGAGCTTAATGGGTCACTAGAGGAGCCAGCG GTGGTGTTGAGTAGTAAGATGACATTATCACTAATCAATTTGGATACAAGCCATGAAAATAAGTATGTGGAAAATCAACCGGAAATCGAAAGCCCCTTGGCGGATGATATCGAAATAATTGGTGCtgacgaaaaataa